CTTTGATTTTCTTCTCGATATCAGCCATACCCAGGGTATCGACATCACGCAACACTGGGGTTACCAGACCGCGTGGAGTAGACACCGCAATACTGACATCAAAGTAGTTGTGGTAAACCACATCTTCGCCATCAATAGAAGCATTCACTTCAGGATAGCGTTTCAGAGCTTCAACTACCGCTTTGATATAGAAGGACATAAAGCCCAGACGAACACCGTGACGCTTCTCGAAAGCTTCACCGTACTGCTTACGCAGGTCCATGATCGGCTTCATATTGATTTCGTTAAACGTGGTCAGCATCGCTGTACTGTTTTTCGCTTCCAACAGACGCTCAGCAACACGTTTACGCAGACGGGTCATAGGTACGCGTTTTTCGCTGCGGCTAGCCAGTGCCGCAGGTGCGGCGGCAGCGACTTTGGTTTCAGCCACTGCTGGTGCCGATTTACGGTTTGCCAAATGACTATCGACATCTTCACGGGTAATACGGCCACCCACGCCGCTGCCTTTAATGGCAGTAGCATCAAGGTCATGTTCCGCAATCAGACGACGAATTGCCGGGCTGAGAGTCTCGTTACTCTCTTCTTCCAGGCTAGCAGTCTGACGCTGTGCCGGAGTGGACTCGGTACTTTGACTTTTTTCTTCCGTCGGCTTGCCTGAGCTGTCACTTGGACGAATACGGCCCAGAACCTGACGTGAGGTCACAGTCGCGCCTTCGTCTTCCAAAATGGCGTCTAAAATACCGTCCTGACTGGCCGGAACTTCCAGAATCACTTTGTCCGTTTCAATCTCAACCAGCACTTCATCGCGTTTAACGCTGTCGCCCGGTTTCTTGTGCCAAGTTGCTACAGAGCCATCAGCCACAGACTCAGGGAGGTCAGGAACATTAATATCTACGCTACTCATTCTCTATCCTTTATATGTTAACCGGCTCGCTACTCGACGGTCAGCGCGTCATTAACCAGAGCTTGTTGTTGTTTCTGGTGTACGGAAATGTATCCAACTGCCGGTGAAGCTGATGCCGGGCGACCTGCATAACGCAAGGAAGCACCGAATGGAATCACTTCGCGGAAATTGTGCTGGCTGCAATACCAGGCCCCTTGGTTCAGCGGCTCTTCCTGGCACCAGACGAAATCATGCACATGAGCGAATTGTTCCAACACCGCTTGTACAGCATGATGCGGGAACGGATAAAGCTGCTCGATACGCACGATAGCAACATCGGTTTGCCCATTCTTACGGCGTTGTTCCAGCAAATCGTAATACACTTTGCCTGAACACATGACGACACGTTTGACGCCTTTCGCATCCATCTCGTCAACTTCGCCAATCGCTGGCAAGAAGCTGCCATTTGCCAATTCATCAAGCGATGATATGGCCAACGGATGACGCAACAATGACTTAGGTGACATTACCACCAGCGGACGGCGCATACCGCGTAATGCCTGGCGGCGGATCATGTGATAAACCTGCGCCGGCGTAGAAGGGATACACACCTGCATATTTTGTTCGGCACAAAGTTGCAGATAACGCTCCAATCGTGCAGAGGAGTGCTCTGGACCCTGCCCTTCATAACCATGTGGCAGCAGCATCACCAGGCCACACATCCGGCCCCATTTCTGCTCACCGGAGCTGATGAACTGGTCGATAACCACTTGCGCACCGTTGGCAAAGTCACCAAACTGCGCTTCCCAGATAGTCAGGGTGCGTGGTTCAGCGGTGGCATAGCCATATTCAAATGCCAACACCGCTTCTTCTGACAGCACGGAGTCCCAGACCTGGAAGTCACCCTGCCCGCTGTGTACATTCGCCAGCGGCACATAAACCGAGCCATTTTTCTGGTTATGAATGACCGCATGACGATGGAAGAAGGTACCGCGCCCCGCGTCTTCACCGGACAAACGAATAGGGATCCCTTCATCTACCAGCGTTGCATAAGCCAGTGTTTCAGCCCCACCCCAGTCAAACGGCTTCTCGCCACTTGCCATCAAGGCACGATCACCATAAATCTTGGCAACACGGGATTGCATTTCAATGGCTTCCGGCGCATGGCTGATGCGACGCGCCAGATCTTGCAGGCGTTTCATCTCAACTTTGCTTGGATATTCTTCGTCCCACTCATGGTTCAGATACGGCGACCAGGTGAAGGATTGCAGATTCATCGGACGCCACTCTTCCACCACACAGTCACCACCATCCAGCGCATCACGATACAGGTTGACCATTTCCGTGGCATCTTCCAGGCTGGCGATATTTTGCTCGGTCAGCTTGTCAGCATAAATCTTGCGCGGCGTCGGGTGCTTTTTAATCTTCTGATACATCACGGGTTGCGTTGCACTTGGCTCATCGGCTTCGTTATGCCCATGGCGGCGGTAGCAAACCAGATCGATCATCACGTCACGTTTAAAGGTGTTACGGAAATCCAACGCCAGACGGGTAACAAACGCCACAGCTTCAGGATCATCAGCATTCACGTGGAAAATCGGTGCCTGTACCATTTTGGCGATATCGGTACAATATTGGGTAGAACGGGCATCCAGTGGGTTCGAGGTGGTGAAACCAATCTGGTTGTTGATAACAATGCGCACTGTCCCGCCCACTTCATAGCCACGCGCCTGTGACATATTCAGTGTTTCTTGTACTACGCCCTGCCCGGCAATCGCCGCATCACCATGAATGGTAATTGGCAGAACCATATTGCTGCGGGCTTCATCCAGACGGTCACGGCGTGCACGTACCGAACCGATAACCACTGGGCTGACAATTTCCAGATGGGATGGGTTAAAGGCCAATGCCAGATGAACCAGACCACCTTCAGTTTCCACATCGGAGGAGAAACCTTGGTGATATTTAACGTCACCGGTCCCCAAATGCTCTTTATGCTTACCGGCAAATTCGTCAAACAAATCTTCCGGTTTCTTACCCAAGACGTTGATCAATACGTTGAGGCGGCCACGGTGAGCCATACCCAGAACCACTTCGCGGGTGCCATTTTTACCCGCATGGCGAATCATCTCTTTCAACATGGTGACCAGCGAATCGCCGCCCTCCAGCGAGAAACGCTTCGCGCCTGGGAATTTAGCCCCTAAATAACGCTCCAGACCTTCAGCGGCAGTCAATTCGCTCAAGAAGCGACGCTTCTCTTCATCGCTGAATGTCGGTTTCCCAACTACCGACTCAATGCGCTGCTGAATCCAGCGTTTCTCTTCGGTGTTGGTAATGTGCATGTATTCAGCGCCAATAGAGCCACAATAAGTCTGCTTCAGTGCTGTATACAAGTCAGACAACTTCATGGTTTCTTTGCCAATAGCAAAAGAGCCCACATTGAAGGTGTTCTGGAAATCGGCTTCGGTCAGATGGTGGTAGGAAGGCTCGAGGTCTGGAACAGACTCCTGCTTCCACAAACCGAGTGGATCAAGGTTGGCATGTTGATGACCACGGAAGCGGAAGGCGTTGATTAACTGCAACACCTTAACTTGCTTGGCATCATTTTCAGGATCGCTGATGGATGAGTTATAACGAGAGGAATCCTTCGCCAGGCGACGGAAATACTCACGTGTTTGAGAGTGGAACTGATCAGGTTTTACACCCGTTGTTGGTAGCTGTTGAAAAATTGAACGCCAACTATCATCAACGGAACCAGGATCGGTTAAAAAGTCTTCATAGAGCTGCTCTATGTAGGACTGGTTCGCGCCCGCCAGATAGGAGGAATCCAGCCAGGCCTTCATTGCGCCGTTCTGCATCATGATCCCTTAAGCTTTGAAGCTTCAGTTTTCGCCGTGGTTAACATATACACCGTAATATAAACGGTTTGCCGTAAAAACGGTTCACTCGACGTGCTCAATGCACGTTCTGTTATGGACCTTAACGGTCCCGTTCAAGGAACCTCTAAAAACTGACTGCGTGCCGGCTTTTAGAGATTCCCTACCTTGAAGCAACCCGGGAAATACATTCCCCGGGCTAATAAACTCACATCATGCTCTACGTTGCAACTATCATTCACGACAGCGTAGCTATCAATCACTACGCTGCCGCTATACATGCGCTACGCGGTAACTATCATGCGCTACGCTGTAACAACATAGACTTAATGTGACCAATTGCTTTGGTCGGGTTAAGGCCTTTAGGACAAACACTGACACAATTCATGATGCTATGGCAGCGGAAAACACTAAAAGCGTCGTCCAGATCATCCAAACGTGCTGCTGTTTCAGTATCACGGCTGTCTATCAGGAAACGATAGGCAGCCAGTAACCCTGCCGGGCCGACAAACTTATCTGGATTCCACCAGAATGACGGACAAGATGTCGAGCAACAGGCGCACAGGATACATTCATACAAACCATCCAGTTTTTCGCGCTGTTCCGGTGATTGCAAATGCTCACGTGCCGGCGGATTTTTGCCATCATTCAACAGGTAAGGTTTGATTTTCTCGTATTGAGTATAAAACTGCCCCATATCGACCACTAAATCCCGCACCACCGGTAACCCCGGCAATGGGCGAATCACAATCTTTTTATTACCCTTTTGCAACGCCGAGACTGGCGTAATACAAGCCAGACCGTTTTTGCCATTCATATTCAAACCGTCTGAGCCACACACACCTTCACGGCATGAACGGCGAAACGACAGGGTGGGATCTTTTTCTTTCAACTGGATAAGCGCATCCAGCAACATCATATCCCGGCCTTCTTCCGCTTCCAGCTCAAAATCTTGCATGTGCGGCGCGTTATCGACGTCCGGGTTATAACGATAAATTGAGAACTCAAGTTTCATGACCTTTTCCTCCGCAACGGGTTAGGTTTAACCCTCTCAACACAACACATGCATTAATAAGAACGCACTTTCGGCGGGAATGCCGCGCGTAGCTTAGGCTGCATGTTTACCTCACGGCGGGTCATGCTTTCAGTGCCTGGCAAATAGAGCGAATGGCACAACCAGTTAGCATCATCACGGTCTGGGAAGTCGAAACGGCTATGAGCACCACGACTTTCGGTACGGAAGTTTGCTGATACGGCAGTGGAAAACGCAGTTTCCATCAGATTATCCAATTCCAGGCATTCAATACGCTGGGTATTGAACTCACTAGAAGTGTCATCCAGACGGGCATTTTGCAGACGTTCACGGATAGTTTTTAGCTCTTCCAACCCTTTTGCCATTGCATCACCTTCACGGAATACCGAGAAGTTATGCTGCATGCAAGATTGCAGTGCTTTGCGGATCTCGACTGGATCTTCGCCTGAACGGGTATTGTTCCAACGGTTCATTCGCGCCAGTGAGGCTTCAATATCTGATTCACTGGCATCGCGGCTAGCCCCCTGCTCCAGTAACGACTCTTGCAGATGCATACCGGCGGCACGACCAAACACCACCAGGTCCAGCAATGAGTTGCCACCCAGACGGTTGGCACCGTGGACGGAAACACAGGCAATTTCACCTACCGCAAACAAGCCAGGGATAACAACATCTTCACCCTTTTCATTTACAGTAATTGCCTGACCGGTCACTTTGGTCGGAATACCGCCCATCATGTAATGGCAGGTTGGGATAACAGGAATAGGCTCTTTGATTGGGTCAACATGAGCAAAGGTGCGAGATAACTCAAGGATACCCGGCAGGCGGGATTCCAGCACATCTTTACCCAAGTGATCTAATTTCAGTTTGGCATGCGGGCCCCAAGGACCATCACAGCCACGACCTTCACGGATTTCAATCATAATGGAACGTGCCACTACGTCACGACCCGCCAAATCTTTGGCGTTCGGGGCATAACGTTCCATAAAACGTTCACCGTGTTTATTCAGCAGATAACCGCCTTCACCACGGCAACCTTCAGTAACCAACACCCCCGCCCCGGCAATGCCTGTCGGGTGGAACTGCCACATTTCCATATCTTGCACCGGCACACCGGCACGCAGTGCCATGCCCACGCCGTCACCAGTATTAATGTGCGCATTGGTGGTTGATTGATAGATACGCCCGGCACCACCGGTGGCCAACACCGTTGCCCGCGCTTTGAAATAGACCACTTCACCGGTTTCAATACAGATAGCCGTACAGCCAACAAAGGCGCCATCCTGATTTTTCACCAGATCCAGGGCATACCACTCAGAGAAGATAGTGGTGTGGTTTTTCAGGTTTTGCTGATAAAGGGTGTGTAATAGCGCATGGCCGGTACGGTCAGCGGCTGCCGCAGTACGCGCCGCCTGCTCACCGCCAAAGTTGCGCGATTGCCCACCGAATGGCCGCTGATAAATGCTGCCATC
The sequence above is drawn from the Yersinia intermedia genome and encodes:
- the sdhA gene encoding succinate dehydrogenase flavoprotein subunit, translating into MKLPVREFDAVVVGAGGAGMRAALQISQMGLSCALISKVFPTRSHTVSAQGGITVALGNTHEDNWEWHMYDTVKGSDYIGDQDAIEYMCKTGPEAVLELEHMGLPFSRLEDGSIYQRPFGGQSRNFGGEQAARTAAAADRTGHALLHTLYQQNLKNHTTIFSEWYALDLVKNQDGAFVGCTAICIETGEVVYFKARATVLATGGAGRIYQSTTNAHINTGDGVGMALRAGVPVQDMEMWQFHPTGIAGAGVLVTEGCRGEGGYLLNKHGERFMERYAPNAKDLAGRDVVARSIMIEIREGRGCDGPWGPHAKLKLDHLGKDVLESRLPGILELSRTFAHVDPIKEPIPVIPTCHYMMGGIPTKVTGQAITVNEKGEDVVIPGLFAVGEIACVSVHGANRLGGNSLLDLVVFGRAAGMHLQESLLEQGASRDASESDIEASLARMNRWNNTRSGEDPVEIRKALQSCMQHNFSVFREGDAMAKGLEELKTIRERLQNARLDDTSSEFNTQRIECLELDNLMETAFSTAVSANFRTESRGAHSRFDFPDRDDANWLCHSLYLPGTESMTRREVNMQPKLRAAFPPKVRSY
- a CDS encoding succinate dehydrogenase iron-sulfur subunit → MKLEFSIYRYNPDVDNAPHMQDFELEAEEGRDMMLLDALIQLKEKDPTLSFRRSCREGVCGSDGLNMNGKNGLACITPVSALQKGNKKIVIRPLPGLPVVRDLVVDMGQFYTQYEKIKPYLLNDGKNPPAREHLQSPEQREKLDGLYECILCACCSTSCPSFWWNPDKFVGPAGLLAAYRFLIDSRDTETAARLDDLDDAFSVFRCHSIMNCVSVCPKGLNPTKAIGHIKSMLLQRSA
- the odhB gene encoding 2-oxoglutarate dehydrogenase complex dihydrolipoyllysine-residue succinyltransferase, whose protein sequence is MSSVDINVPDLPESVADGSVATWHKKPGDSVKRDEVLVEIETDKVILEVPASQDGILDAILEDEGATVTSRQVLGRIRPSDSSGKPTEEKSQSTESTPAQRQTASLEEESNETLSPAIRRLIAEHDLDATAIKGSGVGGRITREDVDSHLANRKSAPAVAETKVAAAAPAALASRSEKRVPMTRLRKRVAERLLEAKNSTAMLTTFNEINMKPIMDLRKQYGEAFEKRHGVRLGFMSFYIKAVVEALKRYPEVNASIDGEDVVYHNYFDVSIAVSTPRGLVTPVLRDVDTLGMADIEKKIKELAVKGRDGKLKVEELTGGNFTITNGGVFGSLMSTPIINPPQSAILGMHAIKDRPMAVNGQVVILPMMYLALSYDHRLIDGRESVGYLVTVKEMLEDPARLLLDV
- the sucA gene encoding 2-oxoglutarate dehydrogenase E1 component, with product MQNGAMKAWLDSSYLAGANQSYIEQLYEDFLTDPGSVDDSWRSIFQQLPTTGVKPDQFHSQTREYFRRLAKDSSRYNSSISDPENDAKQVKVLQLINAFRFRGHQHANLDPLGLWKQESVPDLEPSYHHLTEADFQNTFNVGSFAIGKETMKLSDLYTALKQTYCGSIGAEYMHITNTEEKRWIQQRIESVVGKPTFSDEEKRRFLSELTAAEGLERYLGAKFPGAKRFSLEGGDSLVTMLKEMIRHAGKNGTREVVLGMAHRGRLNVLINVLGKKPEDLFDEFAGKHKEHLGTGDVKYHQGFSSDVETEGGLVHLALAFNPSHLEIVSPVVIGSVRARRDRLDEARSNMVLPITIHGDAAIAGQGVVQETLNMSQARGYEVGGTVRIVINNQIGFTTSNPLDARSTQYCTDIAKMVQAPIFHVNADDPEAVAFVTRLALDFRNTFKRDVMIDLVCYRRHGHNEADEPSATQPVMYQKIKKHPTPRKIYADKLTEQNIASLEDATEMVNLYRDALDGGDCVVEEWRPMNLQSFTWSPYLNHEWDEEYPSKVEMKRLQDLARRISHAPEAIEMQSRVAKIYGDRALMASGEKPFDWGGAETLAYATLVDEGIPIRLSGEDAGRGTFFHRHAVIHNQKNGSVYVPLANVHSGQGDFQVWDSVLSEEAVLAFEYGYATAEPRTLTIWEAQFGDFANGAQVVIDQFISSGEQKWGRMCGLVMLLPHGYEGQGPEHSSARLERYLQLCAEQNMQVCIPSTPAQVYHMIRRQALRGMRRPLVVMSPKSLLRHPLAISSLDELANGSFLPAIGEVDEMDAKGVKRVVMCSGKVYYDLLEQRRKNGQTDVAIVRIEQLYPFPHHAVQAVLEQFAHVHDFVWCQEEPLNQGAWYCSQHNFREVIPFGASLRYAGRPASASPAVGYISVHQKQQQALVNDALTVE